The segment GCCGTGAAAATCGTTCAGGCCCAGCACCGTCACATTCACCGGGTCGGGCGTCAGGGTGGTCGGGGTCGTCGTACAGGCGCTCAGGCCCAGGGCCACAGTCAACAGCAGCAGAGGCGTTTTTCTCATAAGAGGCTTTCATTGTACTCAGTTCTAAAAAGGCGGGATGAGTGTCAGGGCTGGTCTGCCAGGTTCCCCTAATGGGGGCTTTGCTAGCCTCGGGCCATGCTTGACCCCCATCAATTGCCGTTTAGCGCCGCTGTCCACCCGCAGGCCCGACCCGCACAGCACTTGACCTGGGACTCGCGCGAGGCCGGGCCAGACACCGCGTTCGTGGCCCTGCCCGGCGAGCGGATGCACGGCAACACGTTCATAGATCAGGCGCAGGCGGCAGGTGCACCGTTCATCCTGACCGACCTGGACGTGCCGGGGGCCGTGCGGGTGCCTGACGCCCAGGCGGCCCTGTTCGCCTGGGCACGCGCCGAGCGGGCGCACGCGCCGCTGGTCGTGGGCATCACCGGCAGCGCTGGTAAAACCACTGCCAAGAGTTACGCGGCGGCGGCCCTGGAGGCCCTGTTCATGCCGGTGTATAACACCATGCCCGCCATCGCCTGCTTTCTGATTGAGCACAGCCGCGCCGGGCGCCCGCTGGTGGTCGAGATGGGCATTGACCGCCCCGGCGAGATGGCCGAATTGATGGCCCTCGTGCGGCCTGACGTGGGCGTGGTGACGACCATCGGCCCAGCGCACCTGGAACAGTTGGGCAGCGTGGAGAACATCGCGCGCGAGAAGGGTGAGATTCTGGCCGGCACGCGCGGCCTGGTTGGAGCGCAGGCGGCGGCCTCTTATCCCGGCGCGCAGAGCTACGGCTTTGGCGACGTCACCTTTAGGGGAGAGAACCTCAGGATCACGCCGGAGGGCGCGCGCTTTACCTTTGCCGGGGTGCCAGTCTTTCTGCCTCATGGGGCGCCGGTGCAGGCCGAGGCCGCCGTGCTGGCGCTGGTGCTGGCCCGTGAATCGGGCGTGGCGCTGCCCGACGCAGCAGCCCGGCTGCGGGGCGTGCAGGTGCCC is part of the Deinococcus betulae genome and harbors:
- the murF gene encoding UDP-N-acetylmuramoyl-tripeptide--D-alanyl-D-alanine ligase — encoded protein: MLDPHQLPFSAAVHPQARPAQHLTWDSREAGPDTAFVALPGERMHGNTFIDQAQAAGAPFILTDLDVPGAVRVPDAQAALFAWARAERAHAPLVVGITGSAGKTTAKSYAAAALEALFMPVYNTMPAIACFLIEHSRAGRPLVVEMGIDRPGEMAELMALVRPDVGVVTTIGPAHLEQLGSVENIAREKGEILAGTRGLVGAQAAASYPGAQSYGFGDVTFRGENLRITPEGARFTFAGVPVFLPHGAPVQAEAAVLALVLARESGVALPDAAARLRGVQVPGGRYRVHPGRFTVIDDAYNASPVAVQAALDALQALPGRRISVLGRMLELGPTERELHAEVGQAARQKADVTYGVGAFAAELGERAFATVPELLAALLADLRDGDTVLVKASRGISWTPERRAQEGVGLDVVVQALLQARGDA